ACAAAAGGAGTTTATCAGAAAGACCAAAGCCCATGTCAGCATTATTGGACTACTCATATTCTTATTTCTTTGCTTCTACTTTCTTCTCAGCTGGGGTAGCAGTGGTGAGGGGCAGCTCTTCCTGCTGGTGCAGCGCCAGCTGTTGGTGCAGGTCCACCAGTCCTAACATTGCAGATGAGGCTCCCCTTGTTGACATTAGCCAGGGCCTTTGCAAACGAGCCAGGCCAGAAAGGTTCAACATTTTACAGTGGCTGCTTTAATGAGGACATTGATATTAAGATCTTGTGATGGTCACCTCATCATTGTGTAAGGTGAAGGCCAAGTAGATGCAGGTGAGCTTGGAGCTGGTGTGGGCAAGTGCTGGACTGGCAACTGCTGGGCACAATGCTAGTTCCCGGCTAAAGTGAGAGCCTCACCGCAACGCGGCTTTAGCTTCCTCAGAAGAACCGAGCACCTTAGTGGAAGCTGAGGCAAGGGGTCCACTTTCCTGTTTACCACAGTTAACTATGCCGGTGACCCTGGCAACAGCACACCCTTCCCCTCCACCCCCTGACACCTTTGTTTGCCCCACAGGAAAGCCGGAGGGATGGCAACTGACATGCAGAGGAAGAGAAGCGGCGAATGCCCTGATGGCACGTTGGCTCCTTCTGATGGGCAGAGTGTGGAAAGAGCTGAGAGCCCCACACCAGGACTGGCCCAGGGAATGGAGCCAGGTATGGCAGGCTGTGCAGCCACAGCCAGCTGACAGCTGGAGCAGCCACAGGGGAATTGGGATTCCTGGCCACTTTTTTCCTCCCACTCATTCATGCATTTGTTCACTCACTCATTGAATATTtgccaggtgctggggatacTGCAGGGAGCAGGGTTCACTATGTGCCCTGTCTTCCTCTCCACTTCATGTGGTGCCACTTGCCCTGTGCTGTCTGGCTGCCCATGTGGGCTCTCCTCCTTCTGTTCCCTGTGTCTCTAGCGCACCCGCCTTGTCTCTCAGCTTAAATGTTACCTTCTTATAAGTTAGGCCTTGCTCTACCACCCTCTGTGCAGGGCACTGGAgttgttttgtaattttatttgccAGTGTATGTATTGCCCACTTCTCTCTTCCACAAGATTGTGAGCTCTTTGAGCACAGAACAACTGTATCCCCAATGCCTGACACATTGCCAAGTTTGTAATaccaaaaaactcaaaccaaacctgttgctgttgattccaactcatagtgaccctatagaacagagtagaactgccccatagagtttccaaggagtggctggtggattcgaactgctgacattttgattagcagctgagctcttaaccgctgtgccatcagggttctgGGTTTGTAATAGAGGCTGAAAGTATATCTGTTGAACTATtctgccaaaaaataaaaaatcagtaaAGGACAACTGACATAGTCCCTGCCCTGGAGGAGCTATTACAGTGAAATTTGCTAGAAGCTATGGGCTGAGAGAGAGTGATTTACTGAGCACAGTGCTGGGCATACAGCAATGAACAACCAGGTTCCTGCCCTTGGAGGGGATCCCATTGTAGTTGGGGAGAATAGCTGTTAAGTACCACaagagaaatcaaagagggaCATAAGATAGAGTGCCTGAGGTTGGAAGTCAGGTGAGGAGGTAACATCTGAGCTGAGAGCTGAAGTACAACAGGGGCCCAGCCATGCTAGCAGGTGACAGTGTCTTctaagcagagggaacagcaggtaCAGAGGCCCTGAGGTGGGGGCATGTTGAGGGTGTTCAAAGAGCagaaggatgaaggccagtgtaCCTGGGATAAGCCTTGGGTGGGCTTCGAGATAGGAGTGGGAGAGGTAGGCAGATACCAGCTGTCACCACTGCTGTGAGTGGTGGGTCTTATTCTCAGTGTGATGGGAGAAGACTGGTGGTCTGTAAGTTGCATGACCTGTGGCAGACGGTGGCAGGAGCACAGAGTGGCTTGAACCCAGGAGGACAGTCAGTCAAGCTAGAGTGGCCATGTTAGGCACCTTGCTGGCGAGGGGGTCTGCCAGAGGCTTCCCCTCTAAGCACCAGTGCTTTTGCCTGCAGGTGCCGGGCAGGAGGGTGCCATGTTTGTCCACGCCCGTTCCTATGAGGATCTGACTGAGTCTGAGGATGGGGAGGCATCTGGGGAGACCCCCAAGGAAGGTGTTGGAGGTCCCCCACCACTGCCTGCAGACATGCGCCAGATTAGCCAGGACTTCAGCGAGCTGAGCACCCAGCTAACAGGTGTGGCCCGTGACCTGCAGGAGGAGATGCTGCCTGGAAGCTCTGAGGACTGGCTGGAGCCCCCAGGGACAACAGGGCGACCAGCCACAGAACCCCTCAGGGAGGGCACAGCTGAAGGGGATGAGGAGGATGCTACCGAGGCATGGCGCCTACACCAGAAGCACGTCTTTGTGCTGAGCGAGGCGGGCAAGCCGGTGTACTCCCGATATGGGTCGGAGGAGGCACTCTCCAGCACCATGGGTGTCATGGTGGCCCTGGTATCCTTTCTGGAGGCAGACAAGAATGCCATTCGCTCCATTCATGCAGGTGAGCCACCTATGGAGGGTAGCAGTGAGGGCTCCCCTGGCCAGGGTTAACTCATATCAAGCTTTGGACCCCTTGGGCTAGAGAACTGGGATGTGCTGTGTGACCAAGGGCAAGTCCctccacctctctgagcctcaaggtCCTCATCTGTACATGAGATAATAACACTGCCAGCCTCATGGAGTTGTTGTGAGGGCCAAAGGTGGCTTTACCCTTGGAGAGGATGAGAATCACAAGAGGAGGTGACAAAAAAATCCCAGGTCCTGAGCCCCACCCAACTCTTGGCAGTTGACTTAGCCCTTGGGAGGGGGAAGTAGGGATCCAAGAACATGTTTTTCAGAAGTGCCTCCATGTTTCAGCAGAAGCCAGTCTGTGAAGCAAATGGCAGGAACAGGCCTGGAGTCCTCAGGGAAATGGGCTGTCTTTACCCGCATCATCCTTAAGCCCCTACTGTGCCCAGAGCTCTGAGCCAGGGTGGAGAGGATATAGGAGGCTTTGGGCTCCTAGGAGGGCCAATCCGAGAGGGCCTTTCCAGAGAGGGTCTAAGGCTGACACCCGTCCCCCCACCCACCCTCAGATGGCTACAAGGTGGTATTCGTGCGCCGGAGCCCACTGGTGCTGGTGGCGGTGGCGCGCACGCGGCAGTCAGCACAGGAGCTGGCTCAGGAGCTGCTCTACATCTACTACCAGATCCTCAGCCTTCTCACGGGTGCGCAGCTGAGCCACATCTTCCAGCAGAAGCAGAACTACGACCTGCGACGCCTGCTCTCGGGCTCGGAGCGTATCACCGACAACCTGCTACAGCTCATGGCACGGGACCCCAGCTTCCTGATGGGGGCAGCGCGCTGTCTGCCCCTGGCCTCAGCCGTGCGCGACGTCGTGAGCGCCAGTCTGCAGCAGGCGCGGGTGCGCAGCCTTGTCTTCTCCATCCTACTGGCGCGAAACCAGCTTGTGGCTCTTGTGCGCCGCAAGGACCAATTCCTGCACCCTATCGATCTGCACCTGCTCTTCAACCTCATCAGTTCCTCCTCATCCTTCCGTGAGGGCGAGGCCTGGACACCTGTGTGCCTACCCAAATTCAATGCCGCAGGCTTCTTCCACGCACACATCTCATACCTAGAGCCTGATACTGACCTCTGTCTGCTGCTGATTTCCACCGACCGTGAGGACTTCTTTGCTGTCTCCGACTGCCGTCGCCGCTTCCAGGAGCGCCTGCGCAAGCGAGGAGCCCATCTGGCCCTGCGCGAGGCACTGCGCACACCTTACTACAGCGTGGCTCAAGTGGGCATCCCGGACCTGCGCCACTTCCTCTATAAGTCAAAGAGCTCAGGACTGTTCACCAGGTGAGGGAGGGCCTTGGGGGCACCAGTTGAGGCAGGGACGATAGGAGGGGGGAAGAATTGGGTGGGGCCTGAACCCGGGGGGGCAGTCTTGGGCCCCTCTGGGAATGGACCGGAATGATGGATCTATTTTGCTGTGGCCCCAGGGACCCGGACTCCCAACACCGCTCTTTCCATGGGCGTACACCTCTCTACTTCATTGCCCAGAAGGCCTGAAAATGCCCAATATACACAGGAAGGAAGCTAGAATAGAGGTCTCTCGGGTCCCTTGCCCTGGAGCAACTGTGCCTGAAGCCTCATTCTGGTTCAGCCAGGATGCAgagcctctcccccaccccctcccttctTGACAGAGGGGCTGGGACTGGGCTGGAGTCAGGTGTGGCAGTTTCTCCTCCCTTTACCCTGTTTTGGCCCAGAGGGTTCCCAGCTCACCTTTCCTCCATTCCACACCTGTCACTCTCAGTCTTTGACACCTAAACTCAGATTGCCTTCTCCAAGGGAGGGTCAGCAAAGACACCATgaatttggggggtgggggtgggcatcTGGAGAGTAGGACTAGTGGTAGACTCTCCCTGGCTGGAAATAGCTGTTTCTAAAGCTCCAGAGAAGGCAATAGAAGTCATCCTTTTGCAAATtgcaccccacccctccccccagccctgaGATTGAGGCCCCGTACACAAGTGAAGAAGAGCAGGAGCGGCTGTTGGGCCTCTACCAGTACCTGCACAGCCGTGCCCACAATGCCTCCCGCCCCCTCAAGACCATCTACTACACAGGACCCAACGAGAACCTCCTGGCCTGGGTAAGGCAGCCCTGGGCTAGGCTGGGCTTCACTGGGGCTCTGGGGAGGGGCCATGAGGGACCACCAGCCTGGATGACCACCCTATGCCCCCTCCCCCAGGTGACAGGCGCCTTTGAGCTCTACATGTGCTACAGCCCCCTGGGGACCAAGGCTTCTGCTGTCAGTGCCATTCATAAGCTGATGCGCTGGATCCGCAAAGAGGAAGACCGCCTCTTCATTCTTACGCCCCTCACCtactgatgggaatgtgtgcAGGCTCAGCCCTCCTGGGCCCACTGGGACATGGGAAGCCATGGGAGCCTCCAGGTGGGGCTAGCCTTTTCCTACCCAGCAAGCAGGCAGGGACTGTGGGTTGGCGTGTGCATTAAAATCCTTTGGGGAAGATATTTGTCAACCCTGTTGCTGTGTACTTCATCCAGCCACTCCTACTCACACATATAAACACTAGATCCTCCTCCCTAGGCTCTGCACATGTCTCCCATGCACAGGGGCACGTGCAAACTTGGGCCCTATTCCTCCCTCCCTTGCACTGGCATCAGGCCACATATGCTCAGAATCAGGCCTCGGGCAGGGACTGTTTTGGTTCCGCTGAAGCGCTGCCCCACGTAAAGGGTTCTCAGGTGCCCCACTGACCTTGCCTCCATAGCCCCACCCCTGTACTCTCTGTGAGCCTCTGTTGCCTCGCCTCTCACTCCTGGTTGGGGTCTCAGCTTCATATCTCAAAGAAACCAACCACTCTGGGAGCCCTGGCCATACAGCTATTTGACAGGCTGCTGTAGTTCAGCAGGAACTGAGCTGAGTGAGACAGGGACAATCAGGGTGGGGGGAATCTGAGCCCCACCATGGGTGGGAGCCCTTGGCGagacagcccagtgcttaacagaTAAATCCAGAGTTCAGCTTCCCTGTACCTCACGGGCCTCTGGGGAAACTGTCCTTGCTTAGCCCTTCCCATGAAGGGCTTCTTTCATAGCTTCCTTACCTCCACCCAGTGCATTCCTTGAAATGTCCCCTAGAGTGAGCCGGAGGCCTGAAAGAAGGCCCAGCTGACCTCAGGGCAGGAGTAGACCCTGCCCTAAGAAGGGCTGAGTCCTTTAGGTACACCTAGGGCCCTTTTCAAGCACCTATTTCTTGTCACAGTCAGGTCTGTATGGGGCACATGGACATTCCAGGGGACTCAGCAGTGAAGGCCTGGCCCTGTTCTCTCTACCATGAACCTCTTTGTGGGCAGAGCCCAGGGCACAGTATAGAAAACCTGCACCTTGCTGCTGGGAAGctctcccagctctgccacaaCTTAACCATCTCATTGGCCAGGGGGAATGAAAGGCCTAGGAGTGTTTATGAGAGAGACGTGTCCATTGAATGTGGTCTTCATACCGTCAGAAGGAATCACCCTCATGCAGTCTCTGAGAGCTGGGTCAGGGTATTCTGCCACTAAAACCAACCCAGGCTGGAGGATGTGCCTGTATTGGAGGCATGGGCAAAGAGTGCCCTGGAATGATTCTACTTACTATCTTAGGAAATGACAGCATAGCCCCTGCTCTTGGCCCCATCCTGAATCACATAGGAACAGGCATGGCACCAGACCACCCACCTAGACCCCAAGGTCCCTGGGGAGCTGCCACAGGGTTGGTGGGTACTGCTCACCCCGCTCACTTGCTCTGGCCCCTTTTCTTCTGTTCCTCCCCTTGCTCCTGGCCAGGGCACCAAACCAGTGCCTTTGGGGCCGGGATAGTGCCAGGTTGGCTGTCGCTGACAGCTCTGGTGTTATGGTGAGTAGTCAGCCACTAAGTGCCCCTGCTGACTGCCCTAACCCCTGTAGGATCCTTAGTTTCTCTGTAGCTCAGCACCTGTTCTGAGTAGGAGAAGCAGAGGTGCTCACAGTTAGATGAGGACAATGGGGCACTTAGGAGTATGGGGTTACCTGGTTGGGGGTCAGGGGAGGGATGATAGGCAAATAGGAAAGGTGCTCCTGGTGGAGGGACATGGTAAAGAACCTAGTATAACTGCTTTACAGTGAAGCTGGAGGAATCTGCAAGGCCTGGGGTTCCGAGATTCCAGCTAAGTCTGGCAGTGAGGAACCACCGAAGGTGTTAGAGCTGTGGATTGATGTGGTCATATCGTGGCTAGAGATTTCCCCCAGACTGAACTCTTCGGGTTGGAGAAAGAGGCTAGATCTAGTTCTCAGGAGTACTGTCTGAAGAGGAGTGAGAACCTGTGGAGGGTAGAGTAGCTAGCCCTCCCTCAAGTTAGCAGTTGGGTAGGTGCTCAGCTGACTGGCTATAGGGCAGGCCTGTTGCCTTCACCTTGGGAGAACACACGTACTCCACCCTGCAGGGCCCCATTAGCTGCCCTTCACCACACAGCTTGCCTACCTCCCTCCTGCAGAGCAGTCAGATGAGGAGGTGGGAAGGGGTACTCTTGTGGGCTTCTGCTATGGAAGAGTAGAGTCCTTGCTGCAGAGAGGGTGCTGGCCTGAGGTCAGCCATCAGCATGGCCACACGGGGGCAGTCGAGAACCAACTGATGGCTGCTTCACTCCTACCCCATAAATGGGGTGGGAGGGGCGACCTAGAAGGGCTAGACCCCACCCCCAGATGTCTCTTAGAACACCCTTCAGGCAGGGTGGAGGTCTCAGGGAACCGAAGTCCCAGAATGAACAGGAGAGTGTTTCAGTTTTACCCAGCATGACTATCTTTAGACATGTAGACTGTGGAATGCAGAAACCACGCCCTGATTTTCACGGGATGTTTATTCCAATTTTATGTTGCTTCCGGGGTGGTATCCTCTCTGCACTGGGTGTGGCCGCCCTGTGCTATTTTCTTTCCCTATCACCGACTTCTCACGGAGCTCCAGCCTGGAGGATGGAAGGAGAAGGAAAGGTAAAGTCAAGCATTCAGAGTGAACTATGCTGGTTGAGTGTATAGCATGGGGACTGTGGGACACAAGAGAGGGGCCTGTTGCACCCTGGGCCAGAAAGTCTTCCCGGACGAGGTGTCATCCAAGCTGcaagaggaggaagggaaaaggTGGTCCCGGAAGAAGGAACAAAgtctaaaggagccctagtggtgcaatggttaagttcttggctgctaagggaaaagttggcagttcaaacccacccagctgctccacctaatgatctgctcctataaagattacagcctagaaaaccctatggggcagttctgctctgttaaaTGGGGTcgctgagttgaaattgactcaatggaacctaacaacaacacaacattttGTATTACACCAAGGACGCAGGCACCTGGAGCTGGACAGGtgctgggtggggtggggaagatACAGCTCCCTAAGCCAGACTGAATCATGTGGGGTGAAGGGCTTCTCTCTTCCCCACATCCCATCCCACCCCATCCCTGGGACCCAACTTCACAGGTCCTAAGACCTCAACCCAGGATTACCCTGTGAAGCTTCCCCTCCCTCTAGGGTCTGTGCTGGGGTGGCTGAGGGGCTGTCAGGCTGAGGATGTCTCCCAGAGCCCACCTCCAGTGTCGGGGAACCAGTTACCATGAGGTAGCTGCTAAGGTGAGGGAAATGATGAGAGAGAGACctaccccccaccacacacacacacaaaaacacacatacGCAGAGAGCTCTGGGTAGCCACCTAGCCAAAACTACATCCTTATTTCACAAAGTGAGAGACTGAGGCCTGGCAAGGCTTACAGAGCAGGTAAGATGTGCCTTGAGGGCCAGTACCCATGCTTCTGTCATATCACAGGGGCACTGGAGCAGGGGTGGAAAGCAGAGGGGCCATCTTGAAAACTAGCATTATGAATTTTGTTATCGCCTGTCCTGCAGCTTCCACACACTGAGGCAGTAGCCCAGGAACCAGAGCCAGTGATGGGCCTCCAGATAGGCTGCCTTTCCCCCAACTCCAATATCCAGCCAGCAGTCTGTGCCCCATTCTATACCCCGCTACTGCTCAGGGTGGGTGGGGAGCAACGCATCATCCTCTGACACCAACCTGATACCCACAGCCCATGGCAGGCCCAACACCCATCGCGTTTTCCCACGTCTCACCTCGCATCCTACACATATGGCTGATCTCTGCTTCCCACGTGGGTGGGCTTCTCCGGCCCCCTGCGCTGTCACCAGCGTCTGTGTGAAGTTGGGAGTGTTGCTGTAAACTGGGTCCAGCGAAAGAAAAGAGCCAGGTTGTCCCTCACCCCTTACTGGTGCTGGAGCCAGCCagaccaccccctccccacctcagCCTAGTTGGTCGTGGGGCGAGGTATGGTACAGCTCAGGCCTGCTCATCTCTCTACAGGCCAccccatgcacacacacccaTAAGCCGCTGATAAAAAGGTGCCCAAGAGAAGGCATAAGACCCAGGCCTCCGAGGACCGGGAGAGTCGGGTGGGCGGAGGAGCTTGGCTAGGCCAGACCTTCGACACCGCCCGTCCCCAGCCCCGCCCCGCTCTCTGGTCCGGGCTGCCCAGCCCACGCCCTCCAGTAGACTTTGCTCTGAACGCCCGCTGGATGCAGCAACTGGACCGGCAGGTGAGGCGGCTTCTCCATTCCTTTCTTTCTGTCCGCCGGCTCGCCCAAAGTGCTCAGACCCGGGAGAGGACCGGGGGTTGGGCTTCATAGGAGCCCCGGGCGCGGGCGGCTGCCCCGGGGCTCTAAGGATAGGCGCTGGAGGCTGGACCCTGGCCCCAGCCCAAGTCTCGAGTCGGCTCCCAGCCCGGCCCGCGCCTACAAGGATCCTTGCAGGGCCCCAGGCCAGGCTCAATGGCGCTCCTCCTTCCGCCGTCGCCACAGCTCTCCCTGTTGCTGTTGATGCTGCTGCCGACGACGACGATATCCGCGGCGGACCGGTGCCAGAGCAACCAGCAATGCTCGCGAATCTCCTACTCTGCCTCCCGCGACTTCGACGTGGAGTACTCTGTGCCCAGCTTTTCTGCCGGTGGCCGAGTACAGGCCGTGGCGACCTACGAGGACGGGGACGAGAGGGCCGTTTTCGTGGCCACGCGCAACCGCCTGCATGTGCTGGGGCCGGGCCTGCAGCCGGTCCAGAGCCTGGCGACCGGCCCCGTCGGAGATCCTGGCTGCCAGACGTGCTCAGCCTGTGGCCCGGGTCCCCATGGCCCGCCAGGCGACACAGACACGCAGGTGCTGGTGCTGGAGCCGGGGCTGCCCGCGCTGATAAGCTGCGGTTCGAGCCTACAAGGCCGCTGCTTCCTGCATGAGGTGGAGCTCATAGAGAAGACCGTACGCCTGGCGCCGCCAGCCTGCCTCTTCTCAGCCCGCCACAACCTGCCCGAGAACTGCCCTGATTGTGTGGCCAGCCCGCTGGGCACCCGGGTGACCGTGGTCGAGCAGGGCCAGGCTTCCTACTTGTACGTGGCGTCGTCTCTGAACGCAGCGGTGGCCGCCAGCTTCAGCCCGCGCTCAGTGTCCATCCGGCGCCTCAAGGCAGACGCTTCGGGATTCGACCCCGGCTTTGAGGCGCTGTCTGTGCTACCAGCGCACCTCGCCTCCTACGGTATAGAATATGTGCACAGCTTTCGCTCAGGAGCATTCGTTTATTTTCTGACTGTGCAGCCGGCCAGTGTGGAGGCTGCGCCGGGCGCCCTGCACACGCGCCTTGCTCGGCTTAGCGCCACTGAGGTAGAGCTGGGTGACTACCGCGAGCTGGTCCTCGACTGCCGTTTTGAGCCTAAACGCAGGCGCCGCGGGGTCCCCGAGGGCAGACAACCTTACCCGGTGCTGCGTGCAGCCCATGCTGCTCCTGTGGGCGCCCAACTGGCCATGGAGCTGAGCATCACCGAGGGCCAGGTCGTGCTATTCGGAGTCTTCACAGGGAGTAGGGACCGTGGTCCCAGCGAAGGCCCCAACTCTGTCGTCTGTGCCTTCCCCATCGACCTGATGGATACCCTCATCGAGCAGGGTGTGGAGCGCTGCTGCCAGCCCCCGGTCCCCCCGGGCCTCCGGAGAGGTCTTGACTTCTTCCAGCTACCCAGCTTGTGCCCCAATCCGGTGAGCAGAAAGAACGATGGGATCCTCTCCTTGAGCAGTGTGTACATGGCTGAACCCAGGCTGCTTCTCCTTCCACCACAGAGAGAgtctgggagggggaggggaagagcaGGCATGGAGAAGCCATCTCTTCCATTCAATTCCTCAGTGCTGGGGGTAGTGCACGGGATCAAACAAAGGCAAGCCCAGCCTCCTGATCTGGCCAGACTGGCCTCTCTCTCTGCCCCATCTTGCTCTTCTACCTTCCCACCCTGGTTTCCCTTGTTATGTGAGGTTTGGATTGCATCATAACTGTCTTTCTGCTAGACACAGATTGAAAACTGAGTAGAATGGTGGACATCTCCACCTACTCCCCTGCCCGCCTGCTTATCACACACACCTTTAGGGACATACACACCCAGAAAAGCAGCCCCTTACACACTACACACACCATCAGGGACACAGATACCCACAGGAAAACAGCACCCTACATGCACACAAATAATACATAGGCAGATGCTGGAAAACTGCACGCACACTCGCGCAGCTGCTGGAAGTTTTGCTTTCCCTGTGACAGCACCCCTTTTGCTCCACTTTCCAAAGGGAGTAGGGCAAGAGTTGTCAGAGAATGCACCCCTCTCACGGCCCCCCACCCGCTGGGTTCCAGGAAGTCTCTTGGGCCTTAGAAGACTGGGGGCTTGTTGTGGAGCCCATATGACCTGAGCTTCACAGAACCACCCACCCCTGCTTGTCATCCTTGGGGTGATTGGGAGAAGGCCTGGTTACCAGAATGCAATTTGGCTTTAGAAGTTTCCAGAAGGCTCACTCCAGGCCTGTGCAGGGGATGAGCAAAGGTAGACAGGGGTTGATTAGAATTGGTCCACCAGGCAGGAGTCCCTAGATGTTCTACAGTAATTGGGGCCCTGTCACAGGCAGGAGGCTCCAAGTTGGAGAGGCCTTAGTTTTCAGCTCCTTCCAGCAGACCGTGCCCAGTTTTTCTCTAGCTATGGTGTCAGGTAGTTGGAACAGAAACAAACTTAAAATACTACCCTGAGGGCAAAGCCAAACCAATCCCTTGAAACCGTTGGATCAGTTCCACCCAAGATCATAAGAGATTAAACCAAGGAAATGGGGTGAATGGAGTGTTGGACAAGTAGCTTTTCAGTGAGCTGAACCACAGCCACAGCTCTCAGGGTTTTTGGCTGTCCTGTGGCTTTGGCCATGCTGTGACATTCTTAGCTGACTCCTTTCCAGTTCCTACTGATGCTCCAGAGGTGGACAGAGAACTTACAtcagggtgggggtgaggggtcCTTCAGCCACCCTCCCACAACTGAGTCCATCTGGGTTGAGGAGATCCTGGTGGTGGGGACCCTTGTCTGGGCCTCCTGCCTGCCCTCTATTTTTTCCCGCCAGGAAGTCAGAACCTTTCCCTGACTTGGCTAGTTGTCAGTGGGTCAGTAGATACTCGCACAACAGGTTAGTGCCAGGCTCCACGAGGACTAATCTCAGGGCCTGCCCAATAGTCTGGCCAGCCCCCTGAGAGGTGTGTGAATCAACCCTGTACAGTCTTTGTCCAGTGACTTTGGGCATGAAGCCACCAGGACAGCAGGAACTAGGGGCCCCCAGACAAGCCTGGGAACCCGGGGCCCAGGGGCAAGCAGACAAGGATGTGGCCTCTTTTCTGCCCCACCTGTCCCTGAG
The window above is part of the Loxodonta africana isolate mLoxAfr1 chromosome 22, mLoxAfr1.hap2, whole genome shotgun sequence genome. Proteins encoded here:
- the MON1A gene encoding vacuolar fusion protein MON1 homolog A isoform X1, whose amino-acid sequence is MATDMQRKRSGECPDGTLAPSDGQSVERAESPTPGLAQGMEPGAGQEGAMFVHARSYEDLTESEDGEASGETPKEGVGGPPPLPADMRQISQDFSELSTQLTGVARDLQEEMLPGSSEDWLEPPGTTGRPATEPLREGTAEGDEEDATEAWRLHQKHVFVLSEAGKPVYSRYGSEEALSSTMGVMVALVSFLEADKNAIRSIHADGYKVVFVRRSPLVLVAVARTRQSAQELAQELLYIYYQILSLLTGAQLSHIFQQKQNYDLRRLLSGSERITDNLLQLMARDPSFLMGAARCLPLASAVRDVVSASLQQARVRSLVFSILLARNQLVALVRRKDQFLHPIDLHLLFNLISSSSSFREGEAWTPVCLPKFNAAGFFHAHISYLEPDTDLCLLLISTDREDFFAVSDCRRRFQERLRKRGAHLALREALRTPYYSVAQVGIPDLRHFLYKSKSSGLFTSPEIEAPYTSEEEQERLLGLYQYLHSRAHNASRPLKTIYYTGPNENLLAWVTGAFELYMCYSPLGTKASAVSAIHKLMRWIRKEEDRLFILTPLTY
- the MON1A gene encoding vacuolar fusion protein MON1 homolog A isoform X2, producing MARWLLLMGRVWKELRAPHQDWPREWSQEEMLPGSSEDWLEPPGTTGRPATEPLREGTAEGDEEDATEAWRLHQKHVFVLSEAGKPVYSRYGSEEALSSTMGVMVALVSFLEADKNAIRSIHADGYKVVFVRRSPLVLVAVARTRQSAQELAQELLYIYYQILSLLTGAQLSHIFQQKQNYDLRRLLSGSERITDNLLQLMARDPSFLMGAARCLPLASAVRDVVSASLQQARVRSLVFSILLARNQLVALVRRKDQFLHPIDLHLLFNLISSSSSFREGEAWTPVCLPKFNAAGFFHAHISYLEPDTDLCLLLISTDREDFFAVSDCRRRFQERLRKRGAHLALREALRTPYYSVAQVGIPDLRHFLYKSKSSGLFTSPEIEAPYTSEEEQERLLGLYQYLHSRAHNASRPLKTIYYTGPNENLLAWVTGAFELYMCYSPLGTKASAVSAIHKLMRWIRKEEDRLFILTPLTY